Part of the Helicobacter bilis genome is shown below.
CTGGGGGGAATACATTACGCAAGGGCAAATTCTAGGCTTGACTGCAAAAATTATCCGTCAATATATTGAGTATTTAGCGGATAAAAGATTAAAAGCAGTTGATTATCCTATCCTATATAACACGCAAAATCCCATACAATGGGTAGATGAACAGGTAAATTTTAACAATCAGCGGACAAACTTTTTTGAAGCAAAAGTGCGTAATTACACACGGGGAGAATTAAAATTTGAAGACGATTTTTAAGACCTTTTATACATTACAGCTAAAGACAAAAGCAAATTGGGAAGATAATCTAGCTAGACTTGAAGCAAAATTGCTAGAGTGTGAAAAAGATTCCTACATTCTTGCAAGTGAAGTTTTTCTCACAGGATTTGCATATCAAAAAATGGCAGAAGCAAGTGAGTTTAGTGAGATTGCTACACGAAAGCTACAGGAATTAAGCAAAGATAAAACTATTGTAATCACTATGATAGAACAAGAGGGCAGAAAATATGTCAATCGCTTGAAAGTATTTCATAAAGGACGCATAGCCTATACACAAAAAAAGGCAAAGCTTTTTCCTTTAGGTAACGAACACTTGCATTTTAAAGCGGGGGATATAAAGGATATTAAGACTTTTATGCTTGATGGAATCTTATGTGCGGCTCTCAATTGTTTTGAAGTCCGCTTTATTGATTTATGGAAAAAGATTCAAGGCGCACAAGTGATTTTTGTCCCAGCCGCATGGGGTAAGGCAAGGAAAGTGCATTTTCAAACGCTAACGCGTGCTTTAGCCATTGCAAATCAAAGTTTTGTTATTGCTAGTTCATGTGCAGGCAATGAGTATGCAAAGGGTAGTAGCATTATCACACCTTATGGAATCGTGTATAAAAATGATTCTAAAGAGATGATACAAGCACAAGTAAATCTCGCTGAAGTTACAAAAATGCGAATACATATAGACACAGGAATCCCACACGCATGAAACTTCATGAAATAAAAAATATGGAAATGCTAAAAGATGTCAAAGATAGCTTTGATTCTAGAATCATTGCTGCATTACGCCAAACTGATAGGGAGTTTTTTGTCCCCTCTGTCGTAAAACATTCCGCATTTCACCTTGATAACGCTTTGCCTATAAGCGATGAGCAATGGATTAGCGCACCACTCACTGTGGCAAAGATGACAACCTATCTCATGGCGTATGATTTAGGCGATAGCGTATTAGAGCCAGATAGTGTGCTAGAAATAGGGCTTGGGAGTGGTTATCAAGCAGTTGTATTGTCTCATCTTATACGCAGAGTTTTTAGCATTGAGCGTATAGAATCTCTATGGCTTGAAGCAAGATCGCGTATAGCACAACTACAAATTATGAATATCAATATAAAGCTTGATGATGGTATGAATGGTTGGGCGTCTTTCGCCCCTTATGATAGAATCTTACTTTCTGCATGCACAGAGAGTATCCCAAAAACACTCAGCGATCAATTACAAGTAAATGGAGTGCTTGTAGCCCCAATATATCATAATGGCGGACAAGTTATCGCACGATTTGTAAAACAAAAAGATCATACACTCACAAGCCATATTTTAGAATCTTGCTCTTTTGTGCCGATTAAACAAGGCGTTATGCGTATGGGTTAAATAAATGCGCATTATTTTTTGTCTCAAAGGTAGCAAAAGTTTGAGTTAGATTTTTAGCTATTATAAAGAAATATGAGTAATCACAAATGGACTAAATCCATAAACCACTATCCCCTGTATTTTTATCTTGATATGGTCTTTGCATAGGATTTGGATTCTCAAACTCAAATAAAAATGGATTTATAGAATCAAGCCCTTCAAAAAAATTATCAAAAGAATCTGTATTATTCCCAATGAAATTATACTCTTCAAGTCGCTGTAACAACCCATCGCTATCATAGATTTTTCTACTTACAAGCCTATTATTGCGATATTTTTCCTCTTTGTGAAGTTTATTATTAATATAATACTTTTTTACCTCTTCATTATCTTTATAAAATATCGTTTCAACTAAAGAATTGGCATTATCTTTATCGTAAAAATTTGTTTGTAAAAGCTTATCATCTTGATATAAACACTCTTTTCGTTTTAACCCATTGTTGTAATAGGCTATTGTATGTGTGCGATTGCCATGATCATAAAAATCTTCATATTTCAAAACACTATCACCATACCATTTTTGTATCCCATGCTTCACCCCTGAAATCTCTTTACATGGTGTATCGCCATCTCTAGATTGACAGATTTTAAAAGTATGACTAGAATCAGAAATATAAGTTGTCTCACTTTTAATTACATTGCTATTATTTATATCATAATCAATATACACAAGAGTATTATGCGCTTCATCTTTTTGTTTGGTTACAACCCAAACGATTGCAACAAGACACGCACCAAATGCAATGAAAAAGCCCCATTTCTTCATCATTTTCCTTTATCTTTCGCAAAATAGGCAAACATTGTAGCATTAAAAATCCAACATATTGGCAATATTTTTAATAATAAACATCTAAGGATAATCGCAAATATCTAGAATCTTGTATCAATTATCCAAGTATAAACTCTGCCATATCTAAGATTCTATTTGCATAGCCGCTTTCATTATCATACCATGCCATTATTTTTAGCATATTGCCAACTTGCACACTTAAATCTTTTGCTACAATGCTACTATACGCACTCCCTAAAAAATCACTACTTACACGATATTTAGAATCAATGCTTAATATGCCTTTCATACTATCATTTGCATACGATTCTAATAAAGCATGTATCTCATCTAGTTTTGTGGCTTTATTAAGATAGAAGTTTAAATCTGCCATTGAAACATCAATCAAAGGCACACGCACACTCTGTCCGTGAATTTTACCCTCTAGATTCGGTAAAACTCGCTTTAGACCGATAGCCGCCCCCGTTGTGGTGGGGATAATATTATTTGCGGCTGCCCTTGATCTTCTTTTATCGCTTCTGTGTGCGTTATCAAGTAGATTCTGATCGTTTGTGTAGCTATGGATTGTAGTCATTGTAGCACTTGTGATTCCATAATGTTTATCAAGTATGGCACAAATAGGGGCAATGCAATTTGTCGTGCAAGACGCATTTGAAATAATTAACTCACCATTATATTCCAAGTGATTGACACCAAGCACGAATGTCTTTGTATTATCTTGTGGTGGGGCTGAAATGATGATTTTTTTCGCACCTTTTTGTAAATGGTGCTTGATAGATTCTGTCGTGAGAAATTTACCACTTGATTCAATCACAATATCTACTTCACCAAAATCAATGTCTTTTGGGTTATTATGATTGCTTACATGTATTTTTTGATTATCAATACATAGTGTGTCATTGTGATAGGAAATATTGCGACTAAGTGTGCCATGTGCGCTATCAAACTCAATGAGATAAGTCAAAATCTCCCATTGTGCAATATCATTGAGTGCTTTGATGGTATGTCCCCTTTTAATCGCCTCACGCAAGATCGTGCGACCCATTCTCCCAAGCCCATTTATCCCTAGTGTCATATTCTAACCTTATGTAATCCTAGATATATAAATTATGTGGATTATAGCTTATTTTTGTGTGTATGGGTTGTATTGGCAGAAACTCTTTGCATGTTTTCAAAGCTACATGGCTTCTATATTTAAACAAAGAGAATAGTCAATGCAAACTACACTTTATTTTAGTGTTGTATAACCGCAATGAAGCGTAGCTAACTTGTAAAAAACTAAACACTCTTTATCAAATCTTTATAAATATTGCTAGTTATTTTCTGGCCATACACGCACAGATTTAATCTCATATTTATTTACAATATCAAAGAATGTTTTCATCAGTCCATGACCTCTACTTTTGTTATAAGCGTTGATCATCTTTTGTGCTTCATCACCGAGATTCATCGCTGTGCTATCTAGCGGCGTGATAAGGATTTTCACGCTTCTTTTCTTTGCATTTGGATCTAAAAGCTGTGCATGATCTGACACTATCTTTTGCAAGCTTTTCTTTAGATGTGGTGCTAAATATGGGCTTTGCTCTACAAAAGTCATACCACCAGCACGACCAGCTTCTAAGCTAGAATAGTATTGGGCTGTAATGCGTTTCTTCTCGTTTGCCCTTTCAATTCTCTCATCTTTTGATAGCGGGATATTCTCATTAAAGGCAAGATATTCTTTTGCAAAGGTTTCAAACGCACTTTTTGCAAGTTTATTAGCACGGACATAAACGCGTGCTTCCTGCATAGTATAGTTGTATTGGCTAAGCCACGCTACGACTGAATCGCTAAAGTTTTGCATTTCTTCTTCATATTGCTTTTGAATCTTGTCGTATTTATCTTCATAGGATTTTCTTATTTGTTCTTTAATTTCTTGCTTACGATCGATTTCTTTCTCTATGGCGTATGTTTGAGATTGCGACCTACAGCTATTACAACCACAACCATATTCATGTTGCGTATTTCTTTGCGATACTCTTAGCATATCAATATCTGCATCAATATCATCTAGCATATCAGCAGCTTCTTGTTGCAAGGCTTCTAAATC
Proteins encoded:
- a CDS encoding carbon-nitrogen hydrolase family protein gives rise to the protein MKTIFKTFYTLQLKTKANWEDNLARLEAKLLECEKDSYILASEVFLTGFAYQKMAEASEFSEIATRKLQELSKDKTIVITMIEQEGRKYVNRLKVFHKGRIAYTQKKAKLFPLGNEHLHFKAGDIKDIKTFMLDGILCAALNCFEVRFIDLWKKIQGAQVIFVPAAWGKARKVHFQTLTRALAIANQSFVIASSCAGNEYAKGSSIITPYGIVYKNDSKEMIQAQVNLAEVTKMRIHIDTGIPHA
- a CDS encoding protein-L-isoaspartate(D-aspartate) O-methyltransferase, whose product is MKLHEIKNMEMLKDVKDSFDSRIIAALRQTDREFFVPSVVKHSAFHLDNALPISDEQWISAPLTVAKMTTYLMAYDLGDSVLEPDSVLEIGLGSGYQAVVLSHLIRRVFSIERIESLWLEARSRIAQLQIMNINIKLDDGMNGWASFAPYDRILLSACTESIPKTLSDQLQVNGVLVAPIYHNGGQVIARFVKQKDHTLTSHILESCSFVPIKQGVMRMG
- the gap gene encoding type I glyceraldehyde-3-phosphate dehydrogenase; this translates as MTLGINGLGRMGRTILREAIKRGHTIKALNDIAQWEILTYLIEFDSAHGTLSRNISYHNDTLCIDNQKIHVSNHNNPKDIDFGEVDIVIESSGKFLTTESIKHHLQKGAKKIIISAPPQDNTKTFVLGVNHLEYNGELIISNASCTTNCIAPICAILDKHYGITSATMTTIHSYTNDQNLLDNAHRSDKRRSRAAANNIIPTTTGAAIGLKRVLPNLEGKIHGQSVRVPLIDVSMADLNFYLNKATKLDEIHALLESYANDSMKGILSIDSKYRVSSDFLGSAYSSIVAKDLSVQVGNMLKIMAWYDNESGYANRILDMAEFILG